The following proteins are co-located in the Armatimonadota bacterium genome:
- the rpsH gene encoding 30S ribosomal protein S8, which translates to MHSDPIADLLTRIRNGAQARKQFVEIPMSKIKVEIVKILEQEGFISGHEITTESKFPSLKIHLKYDAKRKPVIQVIKRVSKPGLRVYRANDDLRPIRSGLATRILTTNQGVMTDREARKRHIGGEVLCEVY; encoded by the coding sequence ATGCATAGTGATCCCATTGCAGACCTATTGACGCGCATCCGAAACGGCGCGCAGGCACGAAAGCAGTTCGTCGAGATCCCAATGAGCAAGATCAAGGTTGAAATCGTAAAGATCCTTGAGCAAGAAGGCTTCATTTCGGGACACGAAATTACGACGGAATCCAAGTTTCCGAGCCTAAAAATTCATTTGAAATATGACGCAAAGCGAAAGCCGGTGATCCAAGTCATCAAGCGCGTTTCGAAGCCTGGTCTTCGAGTTTATCGCGCAAACGATGATCTTCGACCGATCCGAAGCGGCCTCGCAACGCGGATTTTGACGACCAACCAGGGCGTGATGACCGACCGAGAAGCGCGAAAGCGACACATCGGCGGCGAAGTCCTTTGTGAGGTGTATTAA
- the rplF gene encoding 50S ribosomal protein L6, translating to MSRIGRQPIEIPAGVELQIDADNRVTVKGPKGTLMENIARELEIKQEGATLTIERPNNSYRIRGQHGLARTLINNMVEGVTKGHQKQLDIIGVGYRVAADGKGLLFNIGYSHPVKVAAIDGIDFTLSADEKTRVQRVTVQGINKALVGQIAADIRKIRKPDPYKGKGIRYVGEVIRLKAGKRASAKK from the coding sequence ATGTCTCGAATTGGACGACAACCGATTGAAATTCCAGCTGGTGTGGAACTGCAGATTGATGCTGACAATCGCGTGACCGTGAAGGGTCCTAAGGGCACCTTGATGGAGAACATTGCACGCGAATTGGAGATCAAGCAGGAAGGCGCCACGCTGACGATCGAGCGACCGAACAACAGCTACCGAATCCGCGGTCAGCATGGTCTCGCTCGAACCTTGATCAATAATATGGTCGAGGGTGTGACCAAGGGTCACCAAAAGCAACTTGACATCATCGGCGTGGGTTACCGTGTTGCTGCAGACGGCAAGGGTCTTCTGTTCAACATCGGTTATTCGCACCCAGTGAAAGTGGCTGCCATTGACGGCATCGACTTCACACTGTCAGCCGATGAAAAAACTCGTGTCCAGCGCGTCACGGTTCAAGGCATCAACAAGGCTCTGGTGGGCCAGATCGCAGCGGACATCCGCAAGATCCGAAAACCAGATCCGTACAAGGGTAAGGGTATCCGCTACGTGGGCGAAGTCATTCGACTTAAGGCCGGTAAGCGCGCATCCGCTAAGAAGTAA
- the rplR gene encoding 50S ribosomal protein L18: MANKSRSDLRVVRHARVRKKLSGTAERPRLAVFRSLKHISAQVIDDLSGKTLASASSLEKDLKAAGNIDGAKKVGVELAKRAKKAGIESVIFDRGGFKYHGRVASLADGAREGGLKF; this comes from the coding sequence ATGGCAAACAAATCTCGTTCTGACCTTCGCGTCGTCCGCCATGCGCGGGTGCGTAAGAAGTTGTCGGGAACCGCGGAACGACCGCGACTCGCAGTATTTCGAAGCTTGAAGCACATTAGTGCGCAAGTCATCGACGATCTTTCAGGCAAGACGCTGGCTAGCGCCAGCAGCTTAGAAAAGGATCTCAAGGCCGCTGGCAACATTGATGGTGCCAAGAAAGTCGGTGTTGAGCTCGCTAAGCGCGCCAAGAAAGCAGGCATCGAATCCGTGATCTTTGATCGCGGCGGATTCAAGTATCACGGCCGTGTGGCGAGCCTCGCCGATGGCGCACGTGAAGGAGGTCTTAAGTTCTAA